A window from Betta splendens chromosome 1, fBetSpl5.4, whole genome shotgun sequence encodes these proteins:
- the LOC114860214 gene encoding polymeric immunoglobulin receptor-like, with the protein MQRLQMLLFFLIASPCFVTSTRPLIHVFGYEGREAKVSCSYDAGYEDYEKYLCRNGCGSNDVLITTTEAKKNRFTISDDINKKVFTTTISNLQYRDAGKYWCGVTISGILADYYPAEVSLEVVKDTCCDSSTKVQSYEGGSVFIVCPYESRYQNNLKYMCRENRTSTCLQQAVVSSTKKQDTRFTLTDDKLSTFTVNITSLTQQDSGSYLCGVHTNTGLDVFSAVDLEVKEWCCVKSNKLRGSVGHPLTVQCPYPPQHGTNRKFLCKGDHHRNCTDMMTDTRFTLLDIVSTSSFLVMVSELEAGDSGTYWCGSDSHWSFGNYTNIQLSVDVAAFNVVVFIVPAVLVFVLIFVIVMVCKHKCHKGKATGANWELGQQQHKAGDEDEVISESDIYENQDVVGSSKQRKSKQQNSCSHYDAGGAQQDLMYENFNTTEDIYLNEVYRNVNKR; encoded by the exons ATGCAGCGCCTTCAAatgctgctcttcttcctcattg cttCTCCCTGTTTTGTGACCAGCACAAGACCGTTGATCCATGTGTTTGGATATGAAgggagagaagccaaagtctcCTGCTCTTATGATGCAGGATATGAGGATTATGAGAAGTACCTGTGCAGAAACGGCTGTGGCAGTAATGATGTTCTCATCACAACGACAGAAGCAAAGAAGAACAGATTCACTATCAGCGACGATATAAACAAGAAGGTTTTCACAACCACCATCTCTAATCTTCAGTATCGTGATGCAGGAAAATACTGGTGCGGAGTGACAATAAGTGGAATACTAGCAGATTACTACCCTGCTGAAGTCAGTCTGGAAGTGGTAAAAG ACACTTGCTGTGACAGTTCCACCAAAGTCCAAAGTTATGAGGGAGGTTCTGTGTTCATTGTTTGTCCATATGAGTCTCGGTACCAGAACAACCTGAAGTACATGTGCAGAGAAAACCGTACGtccacatgtctgcagcaggcagTAGTCTCCTCCACCAAGAAACAAGACACACgcttcacactgactgatgacaagCTGTCAACATTCACAGTGAACATCACCAGTCTGACCCAACAGGATTCTGGGTCGTATCTTTGTggagtccacacaaacacaggccttgatgttttctctgctgttgaTCTGGAAGTCAAAG agtggtGCTGTGTGAAGTCAAACAAACTAAGAGGCTCTGTGGGACATCCATTAACTGTGCAGTGTCCCTATCCACCACAACAtgggacaaacaggaagttccTCTGTAAGGGAGACCACCACAGGAACTGCACAGACATGATGACTGATACCAGGTTCACTCTGCTGGATATTGTTTCTACCAGCTCTTTCTTGGTGATGGTCTCAGAGCTGGAAGCAGGTGATTCTGGGACGTACTGGTGTGGCTCAGACTCACACTGGAGCTTTGGAAACTACACCAACATCCAACTGTCAGTAG atgTTGCTGCCTTTAACGTTGTGGTTTTCATTGTACctgctgtgctggtgtttgttctGATATTTGTGATAGTCATGGTGTGtaaacacaaatgtcacaaaGGAAAAG CAACTGGAGCCAACTGGGAATTAggccaacaacaacacaaggctGGAGATGAGGATGAAGTGATCAGTGAATCTGAT ATTTATGAAAATCAAGACGTGGTCGGGTCCTCTAAACAGAGGAAGTCCAAACAGCAGAACAGCTGCTCCCATTatgatgcaggtggagcccagCAGGACTTGATGTATGAAAACTTCAATACAACTGAAGACATCTACCTTAATGAAGTTTACCGTAATGTCAATAAGAGATGA